From Pseudomonadota bacterium, a single genomic window includes:
- the uvrA gene encoding excinuclease ABC subunit UvrA, giving the protein MKHIQIRGARTHNLKNIDVDLPRDQLIVITGLSGSGKSSLAFDTVYAEGQRRYVESLSAYARQFLSMMEKPDVDTIEGLSPAISIEQKSTSHNPRSTVGTVTEIYDYLRLLYARAGIPRCPDHHIDLEAQTVSQMVDQVLTLPKGSRLLLLAPVVQNRKGRHEQLLSQLLAQGFVRARIDGEVYELDDPPKLDLRRKHTIEAVVDRFKVRDDLQQRLAESFETALQLADGVAKVASMDGKLDGVDGGELVFSDKFACNICGYSLTELEPRLFSFNSPIGACAECDGLGVIQFFDPERVVTHRHLSMAGGAIRGWDRRNAYYFHLINGLAEHYDFDIETPFEELDDDIQELVLYGNDGEIIEFEYRDSRGNRIKREHDFEGILPNMERRFRETESSKVREELAKFMSHQACPECDGTRLNRSARNVFVQDRTITDLSDMSVAAAHAFFDALSLPGWRGEIAIKIVKEINDRLSFLNNVGLEYLTLNRSAETLSGGEAQRIRLASQIGSGLVGVMYILDEPSIGLHQRDNQRLLNTLIRLRDLGNTVVVVEHDEEAITTADYVLDVGPGAGVHGGRIVAQGTPKQVVANSASLTGQYLSGKRRISVPTSRTPFDQDRTITLRGATGNNLKNVSATIPVGLMTCVTGVSGSGKSTLINDTLYRHAARAINNSSVTPRPCEGVDGLDQVDRIIDISQSPIGRTPRSNPATYTGLFTPIRELFAGTQEARSRGYQLGRFSFNVKGGRCEACQGDGVLRVEMHFLPDVYVPCDICHGKRYNRETLEIRYKGKNIHEVLKMTVEDAADFFQNVPVIARKLKTLMDVGLSYLELGQNATTLSGGEAQRVKLSKELSKRATGNTLYILDEPTTGLHFHDIAQLLVVLQRLRDRGNTVVVIEHNLDVIKTADWIVDLGPEGGDGGGEIVAFGTPEEVVKVKQSYTGQFLKPLLPDRQKSSKSTTQQRART; this is encoded by the coding sequence ATCCAAATCCGCGGCGCGCGCACCCACAACCTCAAAAACATCGATGTCGATTTACCGCGCGATCAGCTGATCGTGATCACCGGTTTGTCCGGCTCGGGCAAATCGTCGCTCGCCTTCGACACGGTGTACGCCGAAGGTCAGCGGCGCTACGTTGAATCGCTGTCCGCCTACGCTCGACAGTTTTTATCAATGATGGAAAAACCGGACGTCGACACGATCGAGGGCCTGTCGCCCGCTATCTCAATCGAACAAAAATCCACCTCGCACAATCCGCGCTCCACGGTCGGCACAGTGACCGAAATTTACGACTACTTACGCCTACTCTACGCCCGGGCCGGTATCCCGCGCTGCCCAGATCACCACATTGATCTTGAAGCGCAGACCGTAAGCCAAATGGTCGATCAGGTGCTCACGTTGCCAAAAGGGTCGCGACTGCTCCTGCTGGCACCCGTTGTCCAAAATCGCAAAGGTCGTCACGAACAGCTCCTGTCGCAACTACTCGCACAAGGCTTTGTGCGGGCGCGCATTGATGGCGAGGTGTATGAACTCGATGATCCGCCCAAGCTCGACCTTCGCCGCAAGCACACCATTGAGGCGGTGGTCGACCGCTTTAAAGTGCGCGACGATCTTCAGCAACGCTTGGCCGAGTCGTTTGAAACCGCCCTGCAGCTCGCTGACGGCGTCGCCAAAGTGGCCTCGATGGACGGCAAACTCGACGGCGTCGACGGTGGCGAATTGGTGTTTTCCGATAAATTTGCCTGCAACATCTGCGGCTACAGCCTCACCGAGCTCGAGCCTCGCTTGTTCTCATTTAATAGCCCCATCGGCGCGTGCGCCGAGTGTGATGGACTGGGGGTGATTCAGTTTTTTGATCCCGAGCGCGTCGTCACCCACCGTCATTTGAGTATGGCCGGTGGCGCCATCCGCGGGTGGGATCGGCGCAACGCGTACTACTTTCACCTCATTAACGGCTTAGCCGAACATTATGACTTCGACATTGAAACGCCGTTCGAGGAACTTGACGACGACATTCAAGAGCTCGTTCTTTATGGCAATGACGGTGAGATCATCGAGTTCGAGTATCGCGATAGTCGCGGCAATCGCATTAAGCGCGAGCACGACTTTGAGGGCATTTTGCCGAATATGGAACGGCGCTTTCGAGAAACCGAGTCGAGCAAAGTGCGCGAGGAACTGGCTAAGTTTATGAGCCATCAGGCGTGTCCTGAGTGCGACGGCACACGACTCAACCGGTCGGCACGTAATGTGTTCGTTCAAGATCGGACTATTACAGACCTAAGTGATATGTCGGTGGCCGCAGCCCATGCCTTTTTTGATGCACTGTCACTGCCTGGCTGGCGCGGGGAAATCGCGATCAAAATTGTCAAAGAGATTAATGATCGACTCTCGTTTCTCAACAATGTTGGCCTCGAATATCTGACACTTAATCGAAGTGCGGAAACCCTTTCGGGCGGCGAAGCGCAGCGAATTCGGCTGGCGAGTCAGATTGGCTCGGGACTCGTGGGCGTGATGTACATCCTTGATGAGCCGTCGATCGGTTTGCATCAGCGCGACAATCAGCGCTTGCTCAATACGCTTATTCGCCTGCGTGATTTGGGCAACACAGTGGTCGTGGTTGAGCATGACGAAGAAGCCATCACCACAGCCGATTATGTGCTTGACGTGGGACCGGGTGCGGGCGTCCATGGGGGTCGCATTGTCGCGCAAGGAACACCCAAGCAAGTTGTCGCCAACTCAGCGAGCCTGACAGGCCAGTATTTGAGCGGTAAGCGCCGAATTTCAGTGCCGACATCACGCACCCCGTTTGATCAGGATCGTACGATTACCCTTCGCGGCGCGACGGGCAACAATCTCAAAAACGTCAGCGCCACGATTCCGGTCGGACTCATGACCTGTGTGACCGGCGTCTCCGGTTCCGGCAAATCGACCCTCATCAACGATACACTGTACCGCCACGCCGCGCGGGCGATTAATAATTCGAGCGTCACACCCAGGCCGTGCGAGGGCGTCGACGGCCTTGATCAGGTCGATCGCATTATCGACATCAGCCAAAGCCCCATCGGCCGCACGCCACGATCGAACCCAGCAACCTATACCGGGCTTTTCACACCCATACGCGAACTGTTTGCGGGCACTCAGGAAGCGCGCTCGCGCGGTTATCAGCTGGGTCGATTCAGCTTCAATGTGAAAGGCGGCCGCTGCGAGGCCTGCCAAGGGGACGGTGTGCTGCGCGTGGAGATGCACTTTTTGCCCGATGTGTACGTGCCGTGCGACATCTGTCATGGCAAACGCTACAACCGAGAGACCCTCGAAATTCGATACAAGGGCAAGAATATTCATGAAGTGCTAAAGATGACGGTGGAAGACGCAGCCGACTTTTTTCAAAACGTGCCCGTGATCGCCCGCAAACTGAAAACGCTAATGGATGTGGGCCTGAGTTACTTGGAACTCGGCCAGAACGCCACCACCCTATCGGGCGGTGAGGCGCAGCGCGTTAAACTATCCAAAGAGCTCAGCAAACGCGCGACAGGCAACACGCTTTACATTCTCGACGAACCGACAACCGGCTTGCACTTTCATGACATCGCTCAGCTTCTGGTGGTGCTGCAACGCCTTCGCGACCGAGGCAATACCGTGGTGGTGATCGAACACAATCTTGATGTCATCAAAACGGCCGACTGGATCGTGGACCTCGGACCGGAAGGAGGCGACGGCGGCGGCGAAATCGTGGCCTTTGGCACACCCGAAGAAGTCGTTAAGGTAAAGCAATCCTACACGGGACAATTTCTTAAGCCATTGCTTCCGGACCGGCAAAAATCAAGCAAATCGACTACTCAGCAACGCGCCCGAACCTGA
- a CDS encoding DUF2505 domain-containing protein, protein MNITAQHKYPCSSEELYTLFTQDGFHADKFAACGAKNIDVVEIERGDDTFSITLDRDVPADVPGVLKSLLGEWNTVTQTEEWQDVGDDEYICDFALSTEGVPAEITGTMNVMPDGEGCVNHVEMDITSSVPLLGKKLAQFIAKDAEKTLAKEYDYILDAVSES, encoded by the coding sequence ATGAATATTACTGCGCAACACAAATATCCTTGCTCCAGTGAGGAGCTCTACACGCTGTTTACGCAAGATGGATTTCATGCGGATAAATTCGCTGCATGCGGCGCGAAGAATATCGACGTGGTTGAAATTGAGCGTGGCGATGACACGTTTTCGATTACGCTCGATCGGGATGTGCCGGCGGACGTGCCGGGCGTGCTAAAGAGCCTGCTGGGCGAATGGAACACCGTGACACAAACTGAGGAATGGCAGGACGTCGGTGACGACGAGTACATTTGTGATTTTGCACTCAGCACCGAAGGCGTGCCGGCTGAAATCACTGGCACGATGAACGTGATGCCCGATGGCGAGGGTTGCGTGAATCATGTGGAGATGGACATCACCTCAAGCGTGCCGTTATTGGGCAAGAAGCTCGCGCAGTTCATTGCGAAAGACGCGGAAAAAACACTCGCCAAGGAATACGACTATATTCTCGATGCCGTGTCCGAGTCCTAG
- a CDS encoding cation:proton antiporter, with amino-acid sequence MSIIQLVTTVTVLLALALLAMPLSKWLRLPLGGVLVVLGFAASELVVALGYDTGLSWRSFRDLVLYVLLPLLVFFAALRVDTTSLKRYLGPTLALALPLLLVATALCTALIYYLVAHPTGFPWIAAGIAAALFVATDSLVISEIFERRNVPPPVNTLLEGEGAFGDAIAVALYVSLTGFALAMEGDATALLGTTALLFLWAIAAGAVVGVGVAWILLRLGWRQLNELTQGLVTLVAVYGIYLTTELLLEASGVVALMAAGLLLGREYRGRDADQSARFTYVFWKFLGRASYMLLFILVGVTITVDMFTERWLVMIIAVGALLLARLPVVVLSLPLQNRLLGAERLNGVQGVLLYFGGVRGAVTLALALSLPTDLPYWWTIQSMAYGVVLFSLFVQAPLVEWIVNRYRNQL; translated from the coding sequence ATGAGCATAATTCAGCTTGTCACGACGGTGACCGTGCTGCTGGCGCTGGCGCTGTTGGCCATGCCGCTGTCCAAATGGTTGCGACTGCCTCTCGGGGGGGTGCTCGTGGTGTTGGGGTTTGCGGCATCGGAGCTTGTGGTCGCACTGGGGTATGACACCGGGTTGAGCTGGCGTAGCTTTCGCGACCTCGTTCTCTATGTGCTGTTGCCACTGCTGGTGTTCTTCGCGGCGCTGCGTGTCGACACGACGAGTTTGAAGCGCTATCTGGGCCCGACGCTCGCGCTTGCACTGCCGTTGCTGCTCGTCGCGACCGCACTGTGTACGGCACTCATTTATTACCTGGTTGCGCATCCGACCGGTTTTCCTTGGATTGCGGCGGGCATCGCCGCCGCATTGTTTGTCGCCACCGATTCACTGGTGATTTCGGAGATTTTTGAGCGACGCAATGTGCCGCCGCCTGTGAACACACTGCTCGAGGGTGAAGGCGCCTTTGGTGACGCGATTGCGGTGGCGCTCTATGTGTCGTTGACCGGGTTTGCCTTGGCGATGGAGGGCGATGCCACCGCGTTGCTCGGCACGACCGCGCTGCTTTTTCTCTGGGCGATAGCGGCCGGCGCCGTGGTGGGGGTCGGCGTGGCGTGGATATTACTACGTCTGGGTTGGCGACAGCTTAACGAGTTGACACAAGGATTGGTCACATTAGTCGCGGTGTACGGTATTTACCTCACGACGGAATTATTGCTCGAAGCCTCGGGCGTGGTGGCGCTGATGGCGGCCGGATTGCTGTTAGGCCGTGAGTATCGTGGGCGCGATGCGGATCAATCTGCGCGCTTTACCTATGTCTTTTGGAAGTTCTTGGGACGCGCTTCCTATATGTTGCTGTTTATTTTGGTCGGCGTGACCATTACCGTGGATATGTTCACCGAGCGCTGGCTGGTGATGATTATTGCGGTTGGGGCACTGTTGCTTGCCCGGTTGCCGGTGGTGGTGTTGTCGCTACCGCTTCAAAATCGCCTGCTGGGTGCTGAGCGCCTAAATGGCGTGCAAGGCGTGTTGCTTTATTTTGGTGGTGTACGCGGCGCCGTAACCCTTGCACTGGCGCTGTCGCTCCCCACCGATTTGCCGTATTGGTGGACCATTCAGTCCATGGCCTACGGGGTAGTGTTATTCTCCTTATTCGTCCAGGCGCCCTTGGTCGAGTGGATCGTGAATCGGTACAGGAATCAACTATGA
- the ggt gene encoding gamma-glutamyltransferase, with translation MLRLSVLLVCLWMMAVPPVSAGDRVSGDPLATRSEVIAVHGMAATSHPLATQVALDILKAGGNAVDAAIAANAALGLMEPTGNGIGGDLFAIVWDQSTQTIHGLNASGRSPATLTLDYLIEQGLDKIPSHGPLPVSVPGAVDGWFELHEKFGKLPMDDILEPSIRYAEHGFPVTELIAYYWNRSVPILSKFPGFSEVFMPNGVAPKKGQVFKNPDLANTYRILAKEGRDGFYKGHVAQTMADYMQANGGFLTVDDLANHTSEWVEPLSTNYRGYEVYELPPNGQGLAALQMLNILEGFDLADMGFGSADYLHVLTEAKKLAFEDRAKFYSDPAFNTLPIDALLSKEYAASQRARISMKRASKQLPAYDGALEEGDTIYLTTADQDGNMVSLIQSNYRGMGSGMTPPGLGFVLQDRGELFSLDPDHFNVYEPAKRPFHTIIPAFVTKDGKPFMSFGLMGGAMQPQGHVQILVNMIDFGMNTQVAGDAPRLRHEGSSQPTGEVMTDGGRINLETGYDAKVVKALRRRGHTVKVGGSGYGGYQAIRYDAEHGVYVGASESRKDGQAAGY, from the coding sequence ATGCTTCGTCTTTCCGTTTTGCTCGTCTGCCTGTGGATGATGGCTGTGCCGCCTGTTTCGGCCGGTGATCGCGTCAGTGGCGATCCGCTCGCCACGCGTTCCGAGGTGATTGCGGTACACGGCATGGCGGCCACCAGCCATCCGCTTGCCACGCAAGTGGCGCTCGATATTTTAAAGGCGGGTGGCAATGCCGTTGATGCGGCCATTGCGGCCAATGCGGCGTTGGGTCTCATGGAGCCAACCGGCAATGGCATCGGTGGCGATCTGTTCGCAATAGTTTGGGATCAGTCTACACAGACGATTCATGGGCTAAACGCGAGCGGGCGCAGTCCCGCTACCCTCACACTCGATTATTTGATTGAGCAAGGACTCGACAAAATTCCGTCCCACGGCCCGTTGCCGGTGAGCGTGCCGGGTGCGGTGGACGGCTGGTTTGAACTCCACGAGAAGTTTGGCAAGCTGCCCATGGATGACATTCTTGAACCGTCAATTCGCTATGCGGAGCATGGATTCCCGGTCACTGAGCTTATTGCCTACTACTGGAATCGAAGCGTACCGATCTTGTCGAAGTTCCCGGGGTTTAGTGAGGTGTTTATGCCAAATGGGGTGGCGCCAAAGAAGGGTCAGGTGTTTAAGAATCCTGATTTGGCGAACACGTATCGAATCCTGGCGAAGGAAGGAAGGGATGGCTTCTACAAAGGCCACGTTGCTCAGACGATGGCTGATTACATGCAGGCTAACGGCGGATTTTTGACGGTAGATGATTTGGCGAATCATACGTCGGAATGGGTGGAGCCGCTGTCTACCAACTATCGCGGCTATGAGGTGTATGAGTTGCCGCCAAATGGCCAAGGTCTTGCTGCGCTTCAGATGCTCAATATTTTAGAGGGCTTTGATTTGGCTGATATGGGCTTTGGCAGCGCGGACTATTTACATGTGCTCACAGAAGCGAAAAAACTCGCCTTTGAAGATCGAGCGAAATTTTACTCCGATCCTGCGTTTAATACGTTGCCGATCGATGCACTGTTATCCAAAGAGTATGCGGCATCTCAACGCGCGCGTATCAGCATGAAACGCGCGTCAAAACAGTTACCCGCCTATGATGGCGCGCTGGAGGAAGGGGATACGATCTACCTCACCACGGCGGATCAAGACGGCAATATGGTGTCGCTAATTCAAAGCAATTATCGCGGCATGGGCTCGGGCATGACCCCGCCGGGACTCGGGTTTGTTCTGCAGGACCGCGGCGAGTTGTTCAGTCTTGATCCCGATCATTTCAATGTTTATGAACCGGCCAAACGACCGTTTCATACGATCATACCGGCGTTTGTTACCAAAGACGGTAAACCGTTTATGAGCTTTGGCTTGATGGGTGGCGCCATGCAGCCGCAAGGGCACGTGCAAATATTGGTCAATATGATCGATTTTGGGATGAACACCCAAGTTGCCGGTGATGCGCCGCGGTTGCGCCACGAAGGATCATCGCAACCGACCGGCGAGGTCATGACCGATGGAGGGCGTATCAACCTCGAAACAGGCTATGACGCGAAAGTGGTCAAGGCATTGCGCCGCCGCGGTCACACGGTAAAGGTGGGTGGCAGTGGTTATGGCGGTTATCAGGCGATTCGGTATGACGCCGAACACGGGGTGTATGTGGGTGCGTCCGAATCGCGTAAAGACGGACAGGCGGCGGGTTACTAG
- a CDS encoding UrcA family protein has product MNATRSFHSFKYAVMALVIVALSPQLANAAPLSASESVRYTDLNLDTSAGLDALYKRLSVAARRVCGSQTELKRAGSIKQLRINQTCFDATLARALAEVNYPARATASR; this is encoded by the coding sequence ATGAACGCAACTCGATCATTCCACTCATTCAAATACGCCGTTATGGCGTTGGTGATCGTCGCCCTTTCGCCACAACTGGCCAATGCCGCGCCGCTGTCCGCCAGCGAATCGGTGCGGTATACCGATCTGAATCTGGACACATCGGCGGGACTCGATGCGCTGTATAAACGCCTAAGCGTAGCAGCCCGGCGAGTGTGCGGCAGTCAAACGGAGTTAAAGCGCGCCGGCTCAATAAAGCAGTTGCGCATTAATCAAACCTGTTTTGATGCGACGTTGGCCCGCGCCCTAGCGGAGGTTAACTACCCGGCGCGCGCGACCGCCAGCCGCTAA
- a CDS encoding acyl-CoA dehydrogenase family protein yields the protein MKRVIFEEEHEIFRESARRFFEAEVKPNRDKYREAGVVDRELYLKAGEQGFLIMQADEKYGGVGIDDMRFEQILAEEGVRHGDSGFFYGLHNRLVAPYILGLGTEEQKQRLLPGCCRGEIILAIAMTEPGTGSDVAAIKTHAEDQGDHFVLNGQKTYISNGILSDVVIVAARTGAPGSRSLGLFLVERGMEGFSRGRNLKKMGLKSQDTAELFFDNVRIPKENVLGDPTKGFYYLMQFLVDERLMGAIGYLSAAQAAFDLTMDYITERKLFGQTVADFQVNRFKMADMRTEIDVAQIALDHCVMQFNAGQLTADEVARIKLYGSELEGRVVDECVQLHGGAGYMDEYHISRMYTDARISRIYAGSSEVMREIIARSLGLDPRKKQAVEAKQAKAATG from the coding sequence ATGAAGCGAGTAATATTTGAAGAAGAGCATGAGATTTTTCGCGAGTCGGCGCGGCGTTTTTTCGAGGCGGAGGTCAAGCCCAATCGGGACAAGTATCGCGAGGCAGGCGTCGTTGATCGAGAGCTCTATCTCAAGGCGGGTGAGCAAGGATTTCTGATCATGCAGGCCGACGAGAAATACGGTGGCGTCGGCATTGATGACATGCGCTTTGAGCAAATACTCGCCGAAGAGGGCGTTCGGCACGGTGATTCTGGCTTTTTTTACGGACTGCATAACCGACTGGTGGCACCGTATATTTTGGGACTCGGCACGGAAGAACAGAAGCAGCGCCTGTTGCCGGGGTGCTGCCGAGGCGAAATTATCCTCGCGATTGCCATGACCGAGCCAGGGACAGGCAGCGACGTCGCCGCGATTAAAACTCATGCGGAGGACCAAGGTGATCACTTTGTACTGAATGGGCAAAAAACCTATATCTCCAACGGCATTCTCAGCGACGTTGTCATCGTTGCTGCGCGCACCGGCGCCCCCGGCTCGAGATCACTGGGATTGTTTTTGGTTGAGCGGGGTATGGAGGGGTTTTCGCGCGGCCGCAATCTAAAGAAAATGGGTCTCAAGTCTCAAGATACGGCTGAGCTCTTTTTCGACAACGTGCGTATACCCAAAGAAAATGTGCTGGGCGACCCGACTAAGGGCTTTTATTACCTTATGCAATTTTTGGTCGACGAGCGACTGATGGGCGCGATTGGTTATCTATCGGCAGCACAAGCGGCTTTTGATCTGACGATGGACTACATTACCGAGCGCAAACTGTTTGGGCAGACCGTTGCCGATTTTCAGGTAAATCGATTTAAGATGGCCGATATGCGAACCGAAATTGATGTCGCCCAAATTGCGCTCGATCACTGCGTGATGCAATTTAACGCTGGGCAGCTGACTGCCGATGAAGTGGCCCGCATCAAGCTCTATGGCAGCGAGCTAGAAGGGCGTGTGGTAGACGAATGCGTGCAGCTTCATGGCGGTGCAGGCTATATGGATGAATATCACATTTCGCGTATGTATACCGACGCGCGTATCTCCCGAATTTATGCCGGTTCGTCGGAGGTGATGCGTGAGATCATTGCCCGCTCGTTGGGCCTGGATCCACGTAAGAAACAGGCCGTTGAGGCCAAGCAGGCTAAGGCAGCAACCGGCTAG
- a CDS encoding enoyl-CoA hydratase/isomerase family protein, which translates to MSQFSISQSNPADYETVIYEVDGPVAIVSLNRPNAMNSFNTLMRSELAGALMRAKDDDAIRVVILTGVGRAFSAGADLKAGMPEGSQTVKDQLRDEYLPSIRLINDMDKPVMAALNGPTAGIALGYALNCDLAVMSEDAYLLSPFAAISLVADGGINWQLARRLGYKKAYEVCVEGQRMPAALALEWGLVNKVVPADALMSTATEWAHTLSKQAPLTLAATKRVMRFAMQNTWQASFDLEAEEQVDLLMSPDNVEGVAAFLEKRSPVFKG; encoded by the coding sequence ATGAGCCAATTTAGCATCAGCCAATCCAACCCGGCTGACTATGAAACCGTGATCTATGAAGTGGACGGGCCTGTCGCGATTGTTTCGCTCAACCGGCCCAATGCCATGAATTCGTTTAATACGTTAATGCGCTCTGAATTGGCCGGTGCTTTGATGCGGGCCAAGGACGATGACGCGATTCGCGTCGTGATTCTCACTGGCGTCGGTCGGGCGTTCAGTGCAGGCGCTGACCTAAAGGCCGGCATGCCCGAGGGCTCGCAAACCGTGAAGGATCAGCTTCGGGATGAGTATTTGCCGAGTATTCGCCTGATCAACGATATGGACAAACCCGTCATGGCCGCACTGAATGGTCCGACGGCCGGCATTGCGCTGGGCTATGCGCTCAATTGCGATCTGGCGGTGATGTCCGAGGACGCGTATCTACTGTCGCCATTTGCCGCGATTTCACTTGTTGCCGACGGCGGCATTAACTGGCAACTGGCTCGACGGCTCGGCTATAAAAAAGCGTATGAGGTCTGCGTTGAAGGGCAGCGCATGCCGGCGGCGCTGGCGTTAGAGTGGGGGCTAGTCAACAAAGTCGTGCCTGCCGATGCGCTGATGAGCACGGCCACAGAGTGGGCGCATACGTTGTCCAAGCAGGCGCCGCTTACGCTTGCTGCGACTAAACGCGTCATGCGCTTTGCCATGCAAAACACATGGCAAGCCTCATTTGATTTGGAGGCTGAAGAACAGGTCGACCTACTGATGTCGCCCGACAATGTCGAGGGCGTCGCGGCGTTTCTGGAGAAGCGTTCGCCGGTGTTTAAAGGATAG
- a CDS encoding 3-hydroxyacyl-CoA dehydrogenase NAD-binding domain-containing protein produces the protein MTTIDYSVTDGIALLTIDVKDRSMNVLTPAFMQDLSAAVERIEGDDAVTGVIITSGKSSFIAGADLMELVGSFDSGLSVEDMFQNAMRYQTLYRRIETCGKPFVAAINGTALGGGLELCLACHYRVAADDPRLRLGLPEVQVGLLPGAGGTQRLPRLIGIEAALQLIVKGKHVSAAQAKEAGFVDEVVAPDLLITSAIAALSENRVDPVAPWDKKGFKVPGGAGLMHPKAMQTLMIGTALTAKETQRNYPAPIAILSCVYEGSVVPIDAGLHIESKYFTSLLRDPVARNMTRTLFINKGAADKLVRRPNQVEKTRVTRLGVLGAGMMGAGIAYVSARAGMEVVLLDASLEKAEDGKQYSAALCDKAVARGKVQRSKADALLARISPTIDYAALEGCELVIEAVFEDRDIKAHVTQQAEAQLADTAVFASNTSTLPISGLATASSRPSQFIGIHFFSPVDKMPLVEVILGEQTDDYATAVALDYIQQIRKTPIVVNDSRGFYTSRVFGTFTREGMILLSEGVNAALIENVCRQAGMPVGPLEVMDEVSLELGYHIGKQTREDLGDAYTPTASDEVVRRFVEEFDRRGKRFGHGFYDYPQGAKKKLWPGLSTHFPLAAEQPSCEAIKQRVFHIQALETVRCLEEGVLSHPADGDIGSILGWGFPPYTGGTLSYIDTLGTAQFVKECDALAAQHGSRFAVPDGLRALAATDGRYYPVREPTSLDASPNSQTAA, from the coding sequence ATGACGACCATTGACTATTCGGTCACCGACGGCATCGCGTTGCTGACCATTGATGTAAAAGACCGCAGTATGAATGTGCTCACACCCGCCTTCATGCAGGATCTGTCTGCGGCGGTGGAGCGTATCGAAGGAGATGATGCGGTAACCGGCGTGATCATCACGTCCGGTAAATCATCGTTCATTGCCGGCGCGGATCTGATGGAATTAGTGGGCTCTTTCGACAGCGGTCTGTCGGTCGAGGATATGTTCCAAAACGCGATGCGTTATCAAACGCTGTATCGCCGTATCGAAACCTGCGGCAAACCTTTTGTGGCGGCGATTAATGGTACGGCCCTTGGCGGCGGGCTTGAACTGTGCCTGGCCTGTCACTATCGAGTGGCGGCGGACGATCCGCGCCTGCGCCTGGGCTTGCCTGAGGTGCAAGTCGGCTTGCTGCCCGGTGCAGGCGGCACGCAACGGTTACCTCGCTTGATCGGTATTGAAGCGGCGCTTCAGCTCATTGTGAAAGGCAAACATGTCTCGGCCGCACAGGCAAAAGAGGCGGGGTTTGTGGACGAAGTGGTGGCGCCCGACTTACTCATTACGTCGGCGATTGCCGCTTTAAGTGAGAATCGTGTCGATCCGGTGGCGCCATGGGATAAAAAAGGCTTCAAAGTGCCGGGTGGGGCGGGGTTAATGCACCCCAAAGCCATGCAGACGCTCATGATTGGGACAGCGTTGACGGCCAAAGAAACGCAGCGTAACTATCCGGCGCCCATCGCGATCTTAAGTTGTGTGTATGAGGGTTCTGTGGTGCCCATTGATGCAGGCCTTCATATTGAGTCGAAGTACTTTACTTCGCTGCTGCGTGACCCGGTGGCGCGCAACATGACCCGTACGCTGTTTATTAATAAAGGGGCGGCGGATAAACTGGTGAGGCGCCCAAATCAAGTTGAAAAGACGCGTGTAACGCGCCTAGGCGTGTTGGGTGCTGGCATGATGGGGGCCGGTATCGCCTATGTTTCTGCTCGTGCCGGGATGGAGGTTGTGCTGCTAGACGCGTCGCTTGAAAAAGCCGAGGACGGTAAGCAGTATTCAGCCGCGTTGTGCGACAAAGCCGTTGCTCGCGGCAAGGTGCAACGCTCGAAAGCCGATGCACTACTCGCGCGAATTTCGCCCACCATAGACTACGCCGCATTAGAAGGCTGCGAACTTGTGATTGAAGCGGTGTTTGAGGATCGCGACATCAAGGCGCACGTTACCCAGCAGGCCGAGGCGCAGCTTGCGGATACCGCGGTGTTTGCGTCCAATACGTCAACGTTACCGATCTCTGGATTGGCGACAGCATCATCGCGACCGAGCCAATTCATTGGCATTCACTTTTTTTCACCGGTCGACAAGATGCCGTTGGTTGAAGTTATCCTTGGCGAACAGACTGACGATTACGCAACGGCGGTGGCGCTCGACTACATTCAACAGATTCGAAAAACACCGATCGTCGTAAATGACTCTCGTGGTTTTTACACAAGTCGGGTATTTGGCACCTTCACACGCGAAGGCATGATCTTGCTTTCGGAGGGGGTGAATGCGGCGCTCATCGAAAACGTCTGTCGCCAGGCGGGCATGCCGGTCGGGCCGCTGGAGGTGATGGACGAGGTGTCACTTGAGCTTGGCTATCATATCGGCAAACAAACGCGTGAAGATCTCGGCGACGCGTATACGCCAACCGCGTCGGATGAAGTAGTCAGACGGTTTGTGGAGGAGTTTGACCGTCGCGGCAAGCGATTTGGCCATGGCTTTTACGACTATCCCCAAGGCGCGAAAAAGAAGCTTTGGCCAGGGCTTTCGACGCATTTCCCGTTAGCCGCTGAACAGCCTTCGTGTGAGGCAATCAAACAGCGCGTGTTTCATATTCAGGCGTTGGAAACGGTGCGTTGTCTGGAGGAGGGTGTGCTCTCTCATCCGGCCGACGGGGACATCGGTTCGATTTTAGGTTGGGGTTTTCCTCCGTATACCGGCGGCACATTGTCTTACATTGATACCCTGGGTACCGCGCAGTTTGTGAAAGAGTGCGACGCTCTGGCCGCACAACATGGATCGCGTTTCGCGGTGCCAGACGGTCTGCGTGCCCTCGCCGCGACCGATGGTCGTTACTATCCAGTTCGAGAGCCGACGTCGCTCGACGCGTCACCCAACTCCCAGACGGCAGCCTAG